GTTGGGCATTTCAAGCGTGTTGATCCTCTGCACACTGTTCGCTGGGGTCGGCGTTTCCCTCGGCCGCACGCTCAAACAACGAGAGAGAGCGTCGGAGACTCCGACAGTTTGACTGAGACTAGATGAGCGCCGCGAGGCCCAGCTTCGCAAGAATTTGGATTCCGGCCAGAATCAGCGCGAGGATGAATGCGTCCCACCAGCCATCAAGGTCCAGCCGGACCTTGAGCAGCCAGAGATATGCCGTCAACCAAACGATCCAGCCCACAAGTGGAATCGGGCTGAAGACCACGACGACCGGTGAAGCGACTGCGAAGACCGCAAGAAAGTTTGCCGCGGCAAGCAGCCAACCCTGATCAAACCCGCCCGCCCAGATGAGACTGAACACCCAATACGCTCCGAGTGCAAGGGGCACACAGATCCCGATCGCGATGCAGTCGATCACGAATGTCTGCAGATCGCTCGTGAGCAAGCGAATGATCAACAGCGCAACCAAACCCACCGCTGAGTAGATGAGCGGCTCCTTGTAGAACATTTCGAATTGGTTCTGGTGCTTTGCTTTCTTCGCCCGCGCCTGCGTGTGCGGATCCGCTCCGCACTCCGGGCACGAGGCGCTCAGCGCAAGCCCCTTGAGGTCATAGCCGCACTTCCCACACGGGCGCGAGTACTCGGTCATGGGCGCCGGCGGGGCCGCACCGATCGAAATGTCGTAGCGGCAGTTCGAACAAACCGTTTCACCCGGAGGGATTTCGTGCTTGCAGCGCGGGCAGGCAACGCGCTCACCTTCGATCGGCGCTTCGTCTGCGAGCGCGATCGGCGCACCCTGATCCGCCGGAAGATCTCGCTCGATCGGCAGCCCGTACTTGATCCGATCGTGACACTTGAGGCACGCATAGCGTCCCTTCGCGTCTTTGAAGCGCTTGCTCTCGCTGCAATCGATGCCGCAATGGATGCAAACTTTCGACATGGCTCCGAGCGCAGAGCGTACCGGATTTCAAATTCGGTCTGCGCCACTACTTGTGAGTCAGCTCATCCGCCAGCTTTTCGGCGTCGTAGACCTTCCGCAAAGCCTCGACGATTCCCCGCGAATCGACGGAAACGCTCCGGGCATTGGTTCCGTCATAAATCACGTCGCCGGTCAGTGAGTAGACGTTCCCATCAAAGATCAGGCCGACGATCTCACCTTTGGCATTCACCGTCGGGCTACCCGAGTTGCCCCCGATGATGTCGCAATCGGCGATGAAGTTGTAAGGGGTCGCCATGTCGAGCTTCGGCTTGGCGGCGTGCCACTTGGCAGGCAGGGTGAACTCGGGCTCTCCCTGGCGCTCTTCGGCACGAGCAAACAAACCGGCGATGTCGGTAAAGGCCGGCGTGCGGTCGCGGGGCACTCCCTGAACCCTCCCGAAACTCATGCGCAGGCTGCTCGTCGCATCGGGGTACATGTTCTCACCTGAACGGGCGAAGCGTGCCGCGGCAATCTTGGCGTACGCGTCGCGTTCAACGCTCTCGACCTTGTCCTCGTACATCTTCCGAAGTTCGCGTGATCGCGGATCGAAGACGGCGGCGAGCTGCAACATCGGATCATTCGACGCTTTCAACGCCGCCGCGCCGCCCTCCACGAGAGCCTTTCGCGCCGCAGGATCATTGAGCGAGGTGCCGTTGACACACTCCTCGGCACGAGCGCGTGCGGACTTTCCGGCAAATGCCTTCACCACAAGCGGATGATCTCCGCCGAGCCGCTCCGCGAGCAGACCGAGCATCTGCGTGACTTTCTCGATCTCGAGCGCTTCCGGAAGCGGCTCGGTCGAATACAAGCGCAGGTAGAGTGACGGGAGCGATGGATCGGAATAATCGCGCAGACGCTCTGCGCTCGGCTTGGGAAGCTCGTCGGCGAGTTGCACAATATCGAATGCGCGGCTCAAGAGCCCGCTTCCGTTGGTGACCGTATCGATCGTGGCCCTTTCCACATAGAAGTCGCGGTACGCGCGTTCGGCGTCCGCGATTTCCACGAACGCGCCCGCCCACTCCTGCGCGTGCTCGCTGTCGCGATCAATGAACGATCGCAATTCGCTCTCCTCGCTGACCTTCGTGCCCATCAGCACGGGATCCTCGAGTCCTGCGAGCAGGCCGGTGTAGACCTTTCGCCCGTTTGCGACGCCCCGCATGTCACGCTGCGTGATGCGCGCGTTCTCAGCACTGCGCCCCGCAAAGCCCTGCAACTTGATCTCCTGGCGCCAATACCGGTTCATGCGTTCGGGCAGATCGACATCGCGCAGGAACTTGAGGTGGTCGACGGTGTAGAGACGCCGCGTCCGTCCCGGATGTCCGAACACAAAGACCGGCTCGTTTTCTTTCGCGCCGTTCGCGCTCCACTTCAGGTAATGCTCCGGCTTGTACGGCTTGCCGTCCTCATAGAGGCGGAAGAACGTCATGTCGAGGCTGTAGCGCGGGAATTCAAAGTTGTCCGTGTCGCCACCGAAGGAACCCACCACTTCCTCCGGCGAAAAGACCAGCCGAACATCGTTGAAGACCTTGTACTTGTAGACGTGGTACTTCGCTCCCTGATAGAGCGTGACAACCTGGCAGCGGAAACCCGGGGAATCCTGGCATTCCTTTTCGATCTGCGATATCGCCTTGCGCTTCGCGGCGCCGGCCTCCGCCGCGGACATGCCGGGCTTTGCCGCGGCGTTCACCCGATCGGTCACGTCCAGCGTCTCCCACAGCACTCGAATCTCTGTGTCAGGACACTTGAGTTCCTCCTCTCGCGACGGCGCGTAGAACCCGTCCTTCAGATAATTCTTTTCCTTCGTGCTCAGCTTCGCGATCGCGCTCAGTCCGACGTGGTTGTTGGTCATCACCAGGCCATCGGGCGAAACGATCGAACCCGTGCCGCCCATACCCACGCGAACAACCGATCGCTGCATGTGCTTGAGCCAATCTTCGCTCGGATCGAAGTTGTACTTGGACTTCAGAGTTTCGCGAGGCGGATTGCTGAGCAGCCACATTCCTTCATCGGCGAGCGCACTCGCCTGGCCGGCAACGGCGAGAACTCCCAGCGAAACCACGGCACAAAGAGCGAATCGAGTCATCGAAGTCTCCGTTACAAGGATTCTGGTTCGAGCAAGATGATACGAGATCGCCTCGCGCGATGGCGTTGTCCGCTCATTGGTTCTTGTTGATTTCGGTCGCGTCAAGGGCAGAGCAACTGATCGTACATCGAAGCAAAGATCACAAAATCCGCGTCGTCCGTGAAGCCGTCGCCGTTGAAATCGGCGCCGGTGTAGGGACCCCCGGGAGTCAGCAGATCGTTGTAGAACCCGGCAAACGCGACGAAGTCGGTATCGTCCACGAAATCGTCTGTATTCAAATCTCCCGGACAGGCAATCCGTCCGTGCAGGTAGCGCGAGGCCGCGTACGCATCGACGATCCCCCAGCCGTAGTAGTCGTTCCGGGGCGGATCGCCGACCTGGCGTGCGGTGCGCTCAAGCACCCAACGCGTCGTGAGCGGCGGCAACGCGGGCAGTCCGGAAGCGGGAACAAAGTTTCCGATCAGGAGTGCCGCGGCACCGGCAACGTGCGGACACGAAACCGACGTCCCTGATTCGTTTCCATAAGTATGCCCGGCGTTGAACTGGTTGATCGTCGTCAGAATCCCGTCGTTCGCCTCGAGTTCATCGCCATCGGCCTGCGAGATCGAACAGACCGGCAGACGCAGATGTGGCGTGAAATTCTCCGTGAAGCCGCCCGGCACGTTGTTGGAGACGATGACCGCCTTCGCGCCCGCGTTGTACGCGTTCTGAACTTTCTGTCCGATGGTGTTGACACCGCGCCGGACATGGGCAATCTGGCCGTTGACAGAGGGCGGAAACGCCGCGGGGGAATCCCCCAAACCGCAGAACACGGCGTTCCCTGTGTATGGATCGACCGTACCGCCGCGCAATTGATTGGAAGCGTGATCCGTCTCATTCCATCGCACGTTCCAGCCGACAATCGGCATCGTTGAATACACGTCTTCGCCCGGGCCGGCGAGTGAAATGTGCGGACCATACGACGACCACGGCAGGAACTCGTCGTTCCGATACACGGCTGATATAGCCATGACGGATGGAAACCATGCCGGGTAGAACGGTGCGTTGTTCGAAAGATTCCCGGCCGACGCGACGAGCAATACGCCGGAATCGAGTGCCGCGTTGCAGGTATCGAGATACGCCTGATCAAAGTTCGTCGCGCCGAGCGCCATGTTCAGCACGCGCGCGCCGTTCGCGACCGCCCAATTGACGCCGGCGATCGCGTAACTGTGAAAGCCGAACTCCCAGTTGTTCAGCACCTTCGCGACGATGATGTCGGCCGTCGGCGCAACACCGACGACACCGATGTCGTTATCCCGCGCGAGCAGCGTTCCCGCCGTGTGCGTGCCGTGGAAATCGAAGTCATCGACAATCAAACCCGGCACAAACGATGCAGTCATCAGCGGAGTTGGAAGATCAGGATGCGTGAGATCGACGCCTGTATCAAGGTGTCCGACGATCACCCCACCCGCCCCCCCACCCCCGCCACTCATTCCCGAGCCGGTTCCCCACTTGGGCCAGACCTGAGGCGCCCCGATTTCATTGATTCCAAACGGCGTCTGCTGCGCGCACGCATAGATCGCATAGTCCGGTTCGGCATACAGCACGCCGGCCTGATGCCTCAACGAAGAAACGACCTCGTTTACGCGGCCATCATCCGTCTCGACGATCCGCAAGCCGGGAACCAGCTCGATGCTCTGAATGGTGCGCCGCACTCCCGCATTGCTGAGCATCGCTTCGGTCTGAGATTCGGAACGATCACTGAGCGGATCGAGCCGGAGCAGAATGCGCGTCGGATGCCGATCCGGATGAGGAGCCCAGTCGAGGGAAAGTACGGCAGAGCGGCCGGCAACCGGTGCCGCCGGCGCAGCGGCATGCAGCCCGGAGGCCGCGATCAGAGAAGCGCCTGCCGCGGCAACGGTGGCGAGCGAAAGACGAGCTATCTGCATGCAACGACCCCTCCAAACAATCCCTCACGACCGCAGTCTAATCGAGGTTTGCCCCCGGGCAAGAGGGCAGCTCCCAGGATTGACCACACTTTCGCAAGCGAGCCGAATCCGCCAACGCGGAAATCCGTACGGATGCGGAGGGCGCTGAGCCCGGCGGGAGAACAATCAACCATGAAGAACCTGTGTGTCGTTGCACCCGCGGTTGCCCTTTTGTTCGCGCCGCCTGCTTGGGCGGACGGAAACTCCGCCCCTCGGAATTCCGCGTCTGGCCTGGCGAGCGCACCGGAAAAGCCGGCTGCTGACAAACCGAGCGGCGACAGCCCATCCGACCAGAAAAAAGAAGACGAAATCCCGACGGGCGCGTTCGATCTGAGGCCGAAATTTCAATTCGGACAGAATCGGCGCATCCGCCTTTCGCTCGACAGCCGCGAGACCAAGCCCGATCCTGCCGCGCTGATCGACAACAAGGCGCCGCAGGAAGACGAGATGAAGACCCAGCAGGACTTTGTGCTCGTGTTCAAACCGACAAAGCCGCGCGAAGACGGCAACAGCCAGGTCGACATCGTCATCGAGAGCATCCGGTCGCATGTCGAGGGCCCGGGGGTGAACGACTCATTCGACAGCAAAGCTCCGGCGAAGAAGCCGGCGCTGAAGAAAAAGAGCGATCCGCTCAACGGGCTCGGCGAGCCGCCGACACTCGAAGAAACACTCCGGCCGCTGGTGGGGGAAACGCTCACCGTGCTCTTTGATCCGGATGGAAACGTCCTGCAAGTCCGCGGCGGCGAGAAATTCGTCCGGGCTCTCAACCCCATGGCGCCCGAGGAGATGATGCAGATCGGCGGCGATCAGAAGCTGCGCGAGCTGTTCAAGTCGATTGTGAGCACGCCTGGCAAGCGGTACGCCAAGCGCGGAGAGCGCTGGTCTTCCGACACATCGCTCGATTTGTTCCCGATCGGAGGCTCGCGCCTGCACACCGATTACCAGCTGACCAAAGTTCAAGGCTCGCGCGGCCGGATCGAGTTTGATGGTCAACTCGTTCCCGCATCAGATCCGAGCCCCGGATCGGGCGGGCTGAAACTCAGCAAGGCGGAGTACTCGGGCTTCACCGATTGGGATCAGGAGGACGGATTCCTCCGCTCCTCGCAGGCGAATCAGAAACTCGATGCTGAGCTGAAGATCGGAGAACAAACCATCTCGCTCAGGCAAAGCCAGAAGATGATCGTGGAGCGATTGAAATAGATTCCGCTTGAAACATCGGGAATCTCATACGCCAAGCGAAATGTCATACACCCGCTGCGACTTGGTTTTCATAAATCCAAGCCGTTCATAGAACTCGTGCGTCCGAGTGCGAACCTCATTCGTTCGGACGCGAAGCTTGGTGTGACCACGGCCGTGCGCCCACTCTTTGGCGTGCGCAACGAGCTTCCCGCCGATTCCCAGGCTCCGCGCCGAATCCAGCACAACCAAACCGCGTATCTCAGCCCACTCTCCGGTTTCCCAGGCGAACATCACCGCGACTTCAAGGCAGCCGACAACTTCATTTCCCGATTCGGCGACGAACAGCGCCCGATTCGGATCGGGCTTGTATCGCAGCCGCTCTCGCATAACTTCGGAGGAGGCCGGATAGCCGAGCTGCGTCGAGAGGGTGGCCAGCGGAACCGCATCGGACTCTGCCGCGACACGAATAGTGACATTCATGGCGGAACATAGGAGAAGTTCCTCGCGCAATCCCGCCCCGCGCGTCCTTGCGCTACTTCGGTTCTTGGCACACCGCCGGTTCACGGTAGAGTCGCAGCGTATTTCAATAGGCGGCGCTCGAATTCGGCGACGGCGCTGCTCGGTGTCTGATCGCTCCGCCGCACGATCGCCAATTCGCGCTTGAGCGGCTCGCCTTTCGGTGTCAACGAAGGCAAGCGCTTGGCCCCGTCGCTGAGCCGAGACACAAACCCGACTCCGACACCCGCCGCCACCATCTGCTGGATGCTCTGGATCGAGCGCAGCTCCATGACGACTTCGAGAGTCACGCCAGCGTTCGCCGCGGCATGGTCCACGACTTCACGAACCGCCGAGCCAGCCTCGAACCCGATGACCGATTCACCCTTCAAGTCGCTCCAGCGGAATGAAGTCTCTTTCGCGAGCCGGTGACGCATCGGCGTGATGAGCCGCAGCTCGTCTTCGACAAGGTGCTGCAAGACAAGTTGTTTCGCGCCCACGCGGCGCACCGGAAGCGTGACGATCCCGAGATCAAGTTCGCCCCCGAGAATGGATTCGACGACCGCAGACGACCCCATCTCGCGCACATGAAACTTGAGGCCCGGATACGCGCGGCGCATCTCGCTCACGACGGCGGGAAGGATGTACGAAGCCGCGGTCGCGCCCGCGCCCGCTCGGATTGAACCGGTTTCGAGTCCCGAAAGCCGGCGCACTTCGTGCAGTGCTTCATCCGCGTTGCGGACCGCATCATCGGCGTGACGCAGAAACACTCTGCCGGCTTCCGAGAGTTCGACACCCTTGCCGGTGCGGTGGAGCAAGCTCGTGCCGACTTCCTCTTCGAGTTTGCGCAGCATGGCCGAAAGCGCCGGCTGTGAAACCCCGAGCACGCGGGCGGCACGAGTCATGTGGCCGGTACGGGCGATTTCGCGAAAATACCGAAGCTGGCTCAATTCCATGGCTCGGATTGATTATAACAAGCGTTTATCAGACACGTAATCTGCATCGATTCGATTCATGCCGATCGAGGGATAGGGTTGTGCGTTCCGACCCGACAACCCCGAGGTGACCTATGGCATTCCAGGACCCCTTCAAGTCCAAAGCATCGCTCAAGACCAAGCACGGCACGTACTCCTACTACAACCTGAACGCTCTCAAACAGGCCGGCATCGGGCACGTGGACAAATTGCCTTATTCGATCCGCGTGCTGCTCGAATCGATGCTGCGGAACCTCGACGGCTTTGTGGTCACCGCCGACGATGTTTCCGGTCTTGCGAACTGGAACGCCAAGAGCCCGGCGAAAGAAGAAATCCCCTTTATGCCGGGGCGCGTCGTGCTGCAGGATTTCACCGGCGTGCCATGCGTTGTGGATCTTGCCGCGATGCGCGACGCCATGAAATCGATGGGCGGCGATCCGAATCTGATCAACCCGCTCGTCAAGTGCGATCTCGTCATCGATCACAGCGTGCAGGTCGATGCGTTCGGCCCCCCCACTTCGCTGGGAACCGCGCTGACCGTCAACGCCAACAAGGAATTCGAACGTAACGGCGAGCGCTACGAATTCCTGAAGTGGGGCCAGCAGTCGCTCAATAACTTCACCTGCGTGCCGCCGGCGACCGGAATCGTGCACCAGGTCAATCTCGAATACCTCGCGACCTGCGTCCTCACCAAACAGCAAGACGGCGAGACCGTGGTGTACCCGGACTCCTGTGTCGGAACGGACAGCCACACGACCATGGAGAACGGCCTTGGCGTCGTCGGCTGGGGCGTGGGGGGCATCGAGGCCGAGGCCGTCATGCTCGGCCAGCCGATCTACATGCTCACGCCCGAGGTGATCGGATTCCGCCTGAAAGGCAAATTGCCCGAGGGCACCACCGCGACCGATCTGGTCCTCACCGTCACGCAGATCCTCCGCAAGAAGGGTGTCGTCGACAAGTTCGTCGAGTTCTTTGGTGACGGGCTCGCGGCACTCTCCGTTCCCGATCGCGCCACGATCGCGAACATGGCGCCTGAATACGGTGCGACGATGGGCTTCTTCCCCATCGATCAGGCCACGCTCGATTACTTGCGATTCACCGGGCGCGACGAGGCAACCGTGGCGCTGGTCGAAGAATACTGCAAGGCGAACGGATTGTTCTGGACCAAGGGAAGCGCCGAGCCCGAATTCACCGACGTCGCCGAGCTCGATCTCTCGACCGTTCAGCCCTCGCTCGCCGGACCCAAGCGCCCGCAAGATCGCGTTCTGCTCAAAGACGTCAAAACCGCGTGGAACAAGGAACTCGTCGATAGCTTCGGCAAGAAGGCCCCGGCCGAATCGGTCAACGTTTCACGCTGGATCGACGAGGGCGGAAACGCCGCGAAGCCCGCGAACGCGGCGGACCCGTCCGGCGCGCCCGACCCGGGCTGCATCGGCGTTGATGTCAAGCTCGACAACAAGTCTTTCCAGTTGCATCACGGCGATGTGGTGATCGCCGCGATCACGAGCTGCACGAATACGAGCAATCCCGACGTCTTGATCGCCGCGGGCCTCGTTGCTCGCAAGGCTCGAGCGCTCGGCCTCACCCGCAAGCCGTGGGTCAAAACTTCGCTCGCCCCGGGTTCCAAAGTTGTCACCGAGTATCTCAACAAGGCCAATCTGTCCGCCGATCTCGAGTCGATTGGCTTCTACACCGTCGGCTACGGCTGTACGACCTGCATCGGAAACTCCGGCCCGCTTCCGGACGCAATCGAGAGCGCGATCAAGGGCGGCGATCTGATCGTCGCCAGCGTGCTCAGCGGCAACCGCAACTTCGAAGGTCGCGTGCACCCGAACGTCAAGGCGAATTACCTCGCCAGTCCGCCCTTGTGCGTGGCGTACGCGATTGCCGGCAGCGTTGCCATCGATCTCGCGACCGAAGCGATCGGCCGAAGCAAGGACGGAAAGTCCATCTACCTGAAAGACATCTGGCCGACGTGGAAGGAAGTGCAAGAGCTGAAGAGCCAGTGCCTCAGCCCGGAGCAATTCCGCAAGCAGTACGCAAATGTCTTTACCGGCAACGAGCAGTGGAACAAGGTCCCGGTTTCCAAGAGCGACTCGTATAAGTGGAACGACAAATCGACGTACATCCACAAGCCGCCTTTCTTCGAAGGCATGAAGCCGACCCCCACTCCTCCGAAGGCGATCAAGGGCGCACGTGTGCTGGCGTACGTCGGCGACTCGATCACGACCGACCACATCAGCCCGGCCGGCGACATCGCGGAGAATTCTCCGGCCGGTGAGTATCTGAAGGGACTTGGCATCCGCAAGGCCGACTTCAATACCTACGGAACTCGCCGCGGCAACGACCTCGTCATGACCCGCGGCACCTACGCGAACATCCGCGTCAAGAACAAGATTGCGGTCGATCCGGCCACCAACAAGATCAAGGAAGGCGGCTGGACGCGCGACATGTCGAAATCGGGCGGCGGCAAGATTTCGTTCATCTACGACGCCGCGATGAACTATCGAAAGGAAGGCACGCCTCTCGTCGTGCTCGCCGGCAAGGACTACGGCATGGGTTCGAGCCGCGACTGGGCGGCCAAGGGAACGCTCGAACTCGGCGTCAAAGCCGTGATCAGCGAATCCTTTGAGCGCATCCATCGGAGCAATCTTGTCGGCATGGGCGTTCTGCCTCTCAACTTTGTTGAGGGCCAAACCGCCGAGTCACTTGGGCTCAAGGGCGATGAGACGTTCGACATCGACCTGCACGTGAGCGTTGAAGGACTCGTGGAGCCGCGCTGCGAGGTGAAGGTCACCGCGAACAAACCCGACGGGAGGAAGGTGGCTTTCACGACGCGCTGCCGCATCGATACACCGGTCGAAGCGGAGTACTACCGCAACGGCGGCGTTCTGCACACCGTTCTTCGTCGATTGCTGAACGACAGCAAATCCAAGAAGCCGGCGATGGTGTGATGACAGCCGAACTCCGAGCCGATCTCGCTCATCCGGCGCACACGTCGATCGAAATACCGATCGCGTGGGGCGAAATGGATGCGCTGGGCCACGTCAACAACGTGGTCTTTTTCCGCTACATCGAAACGGCGCGGATCGATTTCCTGCGGAAAGCGGGCTGCCACGCGCTACGCGATCAGACCGGCGTCGGATTCATACTGCAATTCGTGGAAATGCGGTTCCGTCAACCGCTCGTCTTTCCCGACACGATCCGCATCGATTCAAAGCTCGAATCGATCGAAGAAGATCGGTTCACGCTCGCGCACGCGATCGTCAGCGGCAAAACCCGCGAAGTCGCTGCGGTCGCTCGCGGAACCATCGTGTCGTACGACTACAAAGCCTCGTCGAAGGTTGGGATGCCGCCGACGATTCGGAGTGCGATCCTGGGAATGGAAGGCCGTGCGCGATAGTCGCGTTGCCCGGTGCGCGAGAAATCCCGGTCGGAGTCTAGATTACTTCGACGCCGGGGTGGCAGCGCTCCTGGCGATTTGTGCGTTGATCGCCTCCATGCACGGATCTCTGTTTTCCGCGAAGTCTTTGAAGGACAATTCCGCCGCGATCTGGGGCTGGACCCATGTGCGCCGATCGGTTGAATCAAGAATCTGCCAGTACCGCGACGAGCAATGGATGCGCAGCTTGCTGTACGGCAGCAGCACGTAAGTGCTTTCGCCGACGAACTGGGGGCGTGAGCCGGTGGGTTCGCCCACGAATGTCGCGTTGGTGAACTTCTCGAGCATGTTCACGGTGTTCTGCGCCGCGGAAAAGGTGTTCCGCCCGATGATGACAAAGAGCTTGCCGTGCTGATTCAGTTTCTCGTTGCGAATGACGGATTCGACGAACGGTCCGACGAGCCCGGTGTTCCCGCCGCCGTTGAACCGCATGTCGATGATGAGGTATTCCGGCGACTTCTCCTCGATGAGGCTGTTCATTGATTCGATGACGTGCCGGAAGGGTTCGTTCTCGTTTCCGGAGACGGCCTGAAAGCCGAAGTAGACGGCGTTGAGATCATCCAGATACTTCAGCGTGAGCGGCGTCTCCAGATCCTGCTGATACAGCGGCGCCCGTACATTCGCTCCTGCGTTCGCATAGATATAACCCTTGCGGAAGAGCCGCGATTTCCCGAATCCGTCTCGGGCCATCGGGCGCGGTGCGATTCGGATCGCCTTCTCGCTGCCGTCGGCGAGGCGGAGGGTGTATTCGATGTCACCCTCCCCGGTTGCCCCGATCTCCTGCAGTGCCGCAGGCTGGAGCAATCTGGCCGGCACCGAATACAGGTACCCCATGTCGTTGTCCACGGAGCAGAATTGGCGTAACTTTGTCGCCACATCTTCCACGCCCATCGTTCCGACTCGTGTGATCTTCGCTCCGACAGTCTCCTTCAGATCTTCCGGAGCCCCGATCACGTAGATCCCCTCCGGGAACGCCCAGAGATGGAGCGGGATCCGGTTCAACGCTTTTTCGCCTTCGGCGTACGCCGCGAGAGTTGTGTGCCCGTCCCCCACCATCGCGAGCAGCCGTGAGATCCTCGCGCGCAGCCTGTCCTCGCTCACACCGGACGCCGCGGCGCTCTTGAGAGCCTCGATCTCCGCAAGGAATTTTTCCTTTGAGACATTCGCGTAGAGATTCCAATGCATCTGCTTCATCCGCCTCGCCAGAAAATCGAAGTCCCACGCCCATCTCTTCGCCGGATCACTCTCTTCCGGCGGGTTGAGCCCCGTGAGCGCAACGAATCGCGGGTCCTTGCGGAGCGAATTCAGATCGTCGTCGGCCGCCAAAGTTTCCTGATCCGCGTAGCGGTTCTCGAATGCCTTTGTGAGCCACTCGATCGCCTGATCGCTCTTGCCCTGCAGCGCGTACGCGCAGGCGATGTTGTACGACTCGGATTCTGGCCGGAACCCCAGCTCGAGCGCCTTCAGCCCCGCTTGAATCGACCCTTCCAGATCCCCCGCCATGTGCAGCGCGTAGGCGTAGTTCGACCACGCGGAACCGTCGAATCGGTTGGTCTTGAGGTACGCTTCATACTCCACGACCGATTGGGCGTACTGCTTGGCGCGCAGGAGCTCACCCGCGTGCGGCGCGGTCGGTGGCGGAAACGCCGAGACGGAATACGTGACGAGAGATGCACACGCGGCGACGAAGCGGGTCGTACAGGTTTGCATTGGCTGTCCTCGATGGAGGAGCCCGTTCGCGTCAAGCGGTCGGATCGCTCCTCACTCCAAATGATGCCGCAACGGAGCAAACCCTTCTTGAAGGCTGTTTGCGCTTCGCGGTTCAGCTACCGCCGGGATTCGCGCCGGGCGCGTCCCGGGGTAGTGTTGTAGAACCGGCGGAACATCCGCGTCAGATGCGCCTGATCCGAGAATCCGCACTCTGCACTGATTTCTGAGAGAGGCGTCGAAGTTGTCAGCACCCGATCGAGCGCCCGGTCGGCCCGAACACACGCCGCAAATTCGCTGATCGTG
The DNA window shown above is from Phycisphaeraceae bacterium and carries:
- a CDS encoding acyl-CoA thioesterase, whose amino-acid sequence is MTAELRADLAHPAHTSIEIPIAWGEMDALGHVNNVVFFRYIETARIDFLRKAGCHALRDQTGVGFILQFVEMRFRQPLVFPDTIRIDSKLESIEEDRFTLAHAIVSGKTREVAAVARGTIVSYDYKASSKVGMPPTIRSAILGMEGRAR